The Calliphora vicina chromosome 3, idCalVici1.1, whole genome shotgun sequence genome contains a region encoding:
- the LOC135955434 gene encoding uncharacterized protein LOC135955434: MSHPTTKIYTLHDLAKIALGAPELTNDHLSVLQSLLIILLQKLNCHNESVRIQGFPAKCMEKLLKETASSCHYDFQLSTVKGFQEKYEILEQLERKTEEIDIKLEEHFEQIRNCHKTNLFDVTMWDFYAASNEDLCTLYMQRNKEFCLLARNTVFNKELRSRVSNLMVERLKEFEAKIEGMQNKLKETIELANKSADMQKFIEAIVKDIENMRRSLDKNSDKFREAMLETQEMLNCKLDRVTLPALKKYLDQRYDVIKEHLKMLQKESSKCHSTKPLAMENKKTCLSCGRNKELELSKFQPLKTIDDANNKCFCSNLLKEPTILEKMDRMQRSVDKLRASSATPASSAQRFSRESAEKRNQLRLQSHGILTNYGSSSKFPKQNSNTVSAMKSSIKKQQQPIAEHQSEKSQSFGALNSKHIVTPLHGESAMNIQMISRQNSKSRSVRLSSMHSGK; the protein is encoded by the exons ATGTCTCATCCGACCACAAAAATCTACACACTTCATGATTTGGCTAAAATAGCACTTGGAGCGCCCGAATTAACAAATGACCATTTAAGTGTACTTCAAAGTCTCTTGATTATTCTGCTACAAAAGCTTAATTGCCATAATGAAAGTGTGCGTATTCAAGGATTTCCAgcaaaatgtatggaaaaactaTTAAAGGAGACAGCCAGCAGCTGCCATTATGATTTTCAATTGAGCACAGTAAAAGgatttcaagaaaaatatgaaattttggaaCAGCTAGAAAGAAAAACGGAAGAAATTGACATAAAACTGGAAGAACATTTTGAGCAAATACGCAACTGCcacaaaactaatttatttgatGTTACAATGTGGGATTTCTATGCGGCCTCCAATGAAGATTTGTGCACTCTCTATATGCAACGCAATAAAGAGTTTTGTTTGTTGGCCCGGAATACGGTTTTTAATAAAGAGTTGCGCAGCCGTGTGTCCAACTTGATGGTGGAACGTTTAAAGGAATTTGAGGCTAAAATAGAGGGCATGCAAAACAAGCTTAAAGAAACCATCGAACTGGCTAACAAGTCTGCTGATATGCAGAAGTTTATTGAAGCCATAGTGAAAGATATTGAAAATATGCGCCGGTCTTTGGATAAAAACAGTGACAAGTTCCGTGAAGCCATGTTGGAAACTCAGGAAATGTTAAATTgtaaattagatcgtgtgaccTTGCcggctttaaaaaaatatctagaTCAACGTTATGATGTTATTaaagaacatttaaaaatgCTTCAAAAGGAGTCAAGTAAATGTCATAGCACAAAACCTCTTGCTATGGAAAATAAAAAGACATGTCTGTCTTGTGGTCGTAATAAGGAATTagaattatcaaaatttcagcctttaaaaacaattgatgatgctaataataaatgtttttgcaGCAATTTATTGAAAGAGCCCACGATTTTAGAGAAAATGGATAGAATGCAAAGGTCCGTAGATAAATTGAGGG CTTCATCTGCAACACCTGCTTCCTCTGCTCAACGTTTTTCTAGAGAGAGTGCTGAAAAGAGAAATCAATTGAGATTGCAAAGTCATGGTATTCTCACAAATTATGGCAGCTCGAGTAAGtttccaaaacaaaattcaaatactGTATCCGCTATGAAAAGCTCTAttaagaaacaacaacaaccgaTAGCTGAACATCAATCGGAAAAATCTCAGAGCTTTGGAGCACTAAATTCCAAACATATAGTTACTCCTTTACATGGTGAAAGCGCCATGAACATACAGATGATAAGtagacaaaattcaaaatctagaTCGGTACGTTTGAGTTCAATGCATTCtggaaaataa